DNA sequence from the Camelus dromedarius isolate mCamDro1 chromosome 24, mCamDro1.pat, whole genome shotgun sequence genome:
CTTGTCTTCCAGAAGTACCACTCCATTGCCTCCAGGTAATCACCTCAGAAGGAGTCCTCAGCGAGGGTCTGGTGGCTGCGGGCCTGGGCATCTCACGTCCACTAGATCCTCCCTTCAGTTTTCATGGGGCCTTGGGAGCAGCTGCCCACCTCCAGCTCTGTACTGAGCACAGGGAAAGTCACGTCCCTGCCTTCAGGGGTCGCCAAACCTcatgggaggtggtggtggttacatCACCCTGTGTACCTAGAACAGTAGAAGTTTGCACAAGCTACAGAATTaacaaggaggaggaggtgatgaGGGGAGATGGGCAGAGTGCTCAGGTCGGGTGGGTGAGAGGGCAAAGGACAGGAGGTGGCAGGCAGGCAGAGTCATGTGAAAGGGTGAAGTGCGTCGAGCTTGCAGCGTTATGAGAAGTTCAGTGTTGCAGTTGTAACAGGGCAGaagtggagaggagagggtgATGGTGGGTAACGGAACAGGCCACGGCTTATAGAAAGGTGTTGGATCCACTTTCCAGTCCCAACAAATGAACCACCCGTACTGAGCCTTCCTCAGCCCTGTTTATGAGCGTCTGCTTGTTTTCTCAAATTTCCCTTTGTCCTAAGGACTGTTTGGTCAGGAGCATTGGCTTAACTGAGTGGACAGGGGATCTGACTGGCTGAGTTTGGTTTCCACTCCAGCTggagctgggggcctgggtcCCTGGATACAGAGAAGTGGTCCTCAAGTGGTGTGaatcagaaccacctggagggCTCACTAAAACGCAGCTCACTGGGCCCCAGTAATCAgctctgattcagcaggtcttgGGTGGGACCCaagagaatttgtatttctaaaagcccccaggtgatgctgctggcCCCAGACCTGCACCTTGAGAGCTACTGATGTGGAGGGTTTGCCATCCAGGAGGAAGCCGGGCCTCTAAGAGGAGGGTGGCGGGGAGGACGTGGTGGGCATCTTGAGTGCACGGGCTTCTGAGCTGTGGGCTGGCGTCCGGGTGAAGGGCTGGGGTGCACGGTGAGCAGGTCTGCCATCCCTGTGCACCACTGCCCGCAGAGCAGAGCTCCAGCAGGCCCGGCCCTTGGAAGGTGCGTTCAGCCCCATCTCCTTCAAACCAGGCCTGCACCAGGCTGACATCAAGCTGACTGTGTGGAAAAGGCTCTTCCGAAAGGTTCTGCCAGGTGAGGCCCCTGACCCCCCCCGCCAACTCAACCCATCATCCTTCGTGGGGGCTACGCTGTGTGAGGTGCAGGGTAACAGAAGGCAGGCCGGCCCGGCTAGAGCTGAGGGCGAGGGATAGGCTTCCCCCAGCAGTGTGGGCTCCAGCTCAGCTCCATCTCTTACTAACTGGTGACCGAATGAGTTGTGTAATTTCTGAGCCCACCCTGCTGGGTTGTATAGCTTCTAAACATCCGTGTGTAGTTCAGTGCCTAATAATGGTAGTTGTGGCTCTACCAAAAAATAACTCAGACATTTAATTAACTCCTGCATTACGAGCACAGAAGAAATCATCAATAGACTGATTTCAtccaacaaagacaaaaacagggTTTAtacaggagaaaaggagaaaggggagggaaaaacTACAGATAATCTCTGAGTTGTTTGCACATTTGGGGCGTAACTGATTAGCTGGCAGCGAGCAGAGAGGTCAGTTGGGATAGTTTGTCCTTGAGCAGGCTGCTAGGGGATCCAAGAAGGCAGCTACAGTTGTTACAGATTCTCCAGAAAACCTGGGGTGTGACGCTGTGGAGCACAGTGACAGGCGGTCTTCCAGGTCCTTCCATCAGCACCTTGGCCTTAGGCAGGCTGCCCGCACCGTTTCCCTTACCAGAATGCCTCAGCTCACAGCTGCCCCTTTTTTCCATTCTTCGGgtatcattcactcattcagcaaacaccCTTAGGGTTACCTGCTCCGGGCCCAGCCCCTTCTAGCCCGTGTAGGTACAGGGATGAGGCTAAGGCAGGTCCTCCCCGCAGGAGCTCAGGGCCTCCAGTCGGCCTCCCTTGGGTCAGAGTCTGCTGCCTCCTGTGTGGCTCGAAACTACATCTTCTCTGATCTTTCCCAGCCCCGGAGTCCCTCAAGCTGGACCCTGCCACGGCCCACCCGCTCCTGGAGCTCTCCAAGGGCAACACGGTGGTGCAGTGCGGGCTCCTGGCCCAGCGGCGCGCCAGCCAGCCTGAGCGCTTCGACTATAGTACGTGCGTCTTGGCCAGCAGGGGCTTCTCCTGCGGCCGCCACTactgggaggtggtggtgggcagCAAGAGCGACTGGCGCCTGGGGGTCATCAAGGGCACGGCCAGTCGCAAGGGCAAGGTGAGCAAGTCCCCGGAGCACGGCGTGTGGCTCATCGGCTTGAAGGAGGGCCGGGGGTACGAAGCCTTTGGCTGTCCGCGGGTGCCCCTGCCCGTGGCCGGCCACCCCCATCGCATCGGCGTCTACTTGCACTATGAGCAGGGGGAGCTCACCTTCTTTGACGCCGACCGCCCTGATGACCTGCGGCCTCTCTACACATTCCAGGCCGACTTCCAGGGCAAGCTCTACCCCATCCTGGACACGTGTTGGCACGAAAGGGGCAGCAACTCCCTGCCCATGGTGCTGCCCCCGCCCAGCGGGCCTGGTCACCTCAGCCCCCCGCAGCCCACCAAGCTGTAGGGATGCCAGTGGGGCTGCTTTCCCAGCGGGCGCAGTGCCACGAGGGGTCCTGCTGGCCCTAGTGAGCAGAGGTGATGTCTTCATTGTTAGGGGAGGTCTTCATGCCTGGGGGTCCCTAGAAACACTTAAATGATAGGGAGAAAAGGACCACGGTCCTATCTGCATTGGCCAGGGGCGTGTGTATCAACCTCTTTTCAGGCTATTAACCTGCTTATTAACTAGCAGAGCCAGGCCTTGGTGTCCATCGGTCAACCTGGGCTTCCCTCGGCCCCTCCTAACCATGATCTCTGCTTCCTCTTTCCCCTGAGGGTGGCAACACCCCCTCACATAATTTTCCCCATCACTGTGACCTTTAAATAACTTCAAGGATAATAAATTTGATACTGTTTCTCCCTTTTCAAGTGATTTGCAGTTATGAACTGCTGTATATATACACTGCTTGATGCTCGGGTCTTTAAAAGCAGCTCCAGCCTCTGGTGGGGGCCACATCTCGCTTCCACCCCCTGCCCATCAGTTTGTGGTCAGTCATGTCAACCACTCTGTCAGAGACTGCTGTCGACTTCCCTTTCTGTTAGAGGAGGTGGAAATGACACTCCTTCAGAGCAGAGGCGAGTTGGGGCCAGACGGGGTGTGTGGTTGATCCCTGAAAGCTGCTGGGCACATAGGAGTGGGCCCAGAGCCATGTCTGTTCATGGTGAGCCTGCCCTTGGCCACGGCTGACGGTGGCCTCCTTAGACCAAGGCTGGGACAGCTGAATTCTCTCCCAAGAATCTGAAAGTCAGAGGAGAGAAAATGGTTGGGGCTGTGTCATCTGAGGCTTGGTGCCCTGAGGTCTGTGGAGCTGCCTGAGAGCCTTCTGTGGGGAATGACTCTGCATGAATCCACGTCGGCCAGACAGACAAAGGCTTGCCCCATGGCCTATGAGCCATCCTCCAGgaacaggagaggagggagggttgTGAGGTGCCACCTTGGGGCCATCTTTACCGACCTCCTCATCCCCATGGGAGACTCATAGGACATTGCCTTCTGGGCTCTGATGAACCCTGAGGCTTtctgccccacctccctcccagtaGGGCTGCAGCCTGTAAAACAACTTAGCTGTGTCTGGAACTGGCTCCTCAGCAATGGGATATCCCATCCCACAATTCAAGTTTCAGCCAAGAGCCCTTTGATTTCCACACCAACGTTTTTGGCGTGTGAAACGAGGACCACGTGGAGCTGCCACCTTTGGCTAATCTGCCTTCTGCCATCTATGTAGGTAACAAACTGAATCAAAAGCTGCTTGTTATCTCTTGACCAGCTGAATCTGTTGGGCATTGGCCTTGGTTGCTGTGTGCTTGACAACTTCCAGATCCAGTTTTTGGTTATGCAGCTCTTCCTTCAGTTCCATGACTCCATGCCTGCTCTCCACCTTCTCCACCTTGCTGTGTCCGGGGAGGCTGGCCCCATTGAAATACAAACTCCTTTGGCTTCCTGTTGGATTCAGTGGAGGGGAGGGACTGGCAGGAGATCCCAAGGCAGGAGAGGGAGTTCGAGATACTGATTTTCCTGGTTTTCTGCCTGCTGGGCAATGGGCTGGCAGCTTCCCTCTGCAAAAGACTCCTGGCAGGTGGCCCTCTCCTTCTGTTactcttcctttgttcctttagGCCTAGTGGTGAACAGCACTGTTGCCAGCCCTGACTGTTGCACCATTTCCCATAGGTTCCCTTAActctgatctttcttttttttttttaatggaagtactggggactgaacccaggacctcatgcatgctaagcatgcgctctaccactgagctatttcccctCTCCACCACCATTCTTTTACAAGTAGTCCCTTCTTTAAACTCTCAACTCCTCTCTTGTGTGCACCTTTCTGTCTCCAGCCAGATCCTGACAGAATCAATGGCATACTTGTGCACCCATTTAATAAGT
Encoded proteins:
- the TRIM50 gene encoding E3 ubiquitin-protein ligase TRIM50, with the translated sequence MAWQVSVLELEDRLQCPVCLEVFKEPLMLQCGHSYCKRCLLSLSRHLDSELRCPVCRQEVDGSSSPPNVSLARVIEALQLPGDPEPQVCAHHRNPLSLFCEKDQELICGLCGLLGSHQHHRVTPVSTVYSRMKEELAALISDLKQEQKKVDEQIAKLVNNRTRIVNESDVFSWVIRREFQELHHLVDEEKARCLEGVEGHTRGLVASLDMQLEQARGARERLVQAEGVLEQLGNESHHEFIRKYHSIASRAELQQARPLEGAFSPISFKPGLHQADIKLTVWKRLFRKVLPAPESLKLDPATAHPLLELSKGNTVVQCGLLAQRRASQPERFDYSTCVLASRGFSCGRHYWEVVVGSKSDWRLGVIKGTASRKGKVSKSPEHGVWLIGLKEGRGYEAFGCPRVPLPVAGHPHRIGVYLHYEQGELTFFDADRPDDLRPLYTFQADFQGKLYPILDTCWHERGSNSLPMVLPPPSGPGHLSPPQPTKL